The DNA region ACAGATTGCCGCTTGATCTTGAAAGTGAATTGTTGATTGAACAGTCCCGTGATGTTTGTCCCAATCACTTGTTCCCGAACATCGCCCGTCGCGCCGCTCAAAGCTCCCCCACCACCGACAATCGTCCGTAGTTGGGGTTGAACGCCGCCATGCGAGCCTTCAGTAACCAACATTTTCCCGTCATTGAACAGAAAGTATTCCGTACCGAACACTGCCGGTTCCGCTCCTGCCATGATCTCGCCGAAATCGTAATTGAACGTCCCGCGCAACACCCATTTGCCAATGCTGCCGGTTGCAGTGATCGGATTGAATGTGCCGGGACTGAGCAACGTGCCGCCCGGAGCAATTGTGCCAGCCGGATAAATCAATCCTTCCACAATAAAGCTGTCGCCTCGTTTCGCATCCGGCAAAGGCGCGCCGCGATTGATCCTGAACGTTCGCGCGTCCGTCGCCACATCGAAGGCAAGGGTCAGCGGAATGTTGTCGAAAATGTCATTGGCTCCCTGTTTGGCAAGTGCTGGTTCCCGATCCTGGCCCTGAACCACTGGCGAGCTGAATTGAACCAGCAGGCCAAACACAAGGGCGAATAGTGCAAGCGTGGCAAATGTAAACAACCGTTTTTTCATGATGTCCTCCTCAAAAAAAGTCGCTAAATGCAAGCCTTCCGGGATGCTCGATTGCGTCCTTTTGACCTGCATTCACCAACGCGACCTTTGCGCGCACAACCCGCCACTTGATGGGAAAATTATTCGCAGTTTTTTTCGTCTCTACCGAAGTATTCATTCCAAAACTCGTGGCGGTGCTATACTGCGCGCCGTCTTTCCCGACATTTCCATTGCCAAACTCAAACGATGGGAACGCCTTTTCCACAAGATGTGACGGGACTGTTGCTTGCCTGGAATCAGGGCGATGCGGCGGCGCTTGAGGAGTTGTTGCCGCTGGTGGATGCTGAATTGCGGCGATTGGCGCACGCATACATGCGGCGCGAAAATCCCGCCCACACACTGCAAACTTCCGCCTTGATCAATGAAGCCTATTTGCGGTTGGTGGATCAGCAGCAGGTTCGCTGGCAAAACCGCGCACATTTTTTCGGCATCACGGCGCAATTGATGCGGCGCATTTTGCTCGACCACGCGCGCGGACACGCTCGTGCCAAACGCGGCGGCGGAACAAGGCTGGTTCCGCTGGACGAGGCGGCGGTGGTTTCAGAACAGAAAGCGGTGGAATTGATCGCGCTAGACGATGCGCTGCGATCCCTGGAACGGTTCGATGCGCGCAAAAGCCGTTTGGTCGAATTGCGCTTTTTCGGAGGCTTGAACAACGAAGAAGTTGCCGAAGTCATGCAAATGTCGCTTCGCACTGTCGAGCGCGAATGGCAAAAAGCCAAAGCCTGGCTTCATCAAGCCTTGACTGAACAAGAGGAGGGAGGCTCCGATGCCGATCTCCGCTGAACGCTGGAAGCAAATTGACGAATTGCTGGACGCCGCACTGGAACGTTCTCTCGTTGACCGTTCAGCCTTTCTGGACAAAGCCTGCGCTGGCGATGCAGAACTTCGCCGCAAAGTCGAAGCTCTGTTGAAGTCGGAGGCGGAAGCGAAAAGCTTTATCGAAGCGCCCGCTGCTGCGTTTGCCGCGGAACTGATCGTCGAAAACGATTACAACACGCAGATTGGCGCGACTCAGCCGGAACGCCAAATTCAACACTACAAAATTCTTTCACAACTTGGCGAGGGCGGCATGGGTGAAGTCTGGTTGGCTGAAGACGTTCGGTTGAAACGGAAACTGGCTTTGAAATTACTGCCGCCTCGCTTTGCGGAGGACGCAGACCGAATTCAACGGTTCTTGCGAGAAGGGATGATCGCTTCGGCGTTGAATCATCCCAACATTTTGACGATTTACGAGATCGGCCAAACGGAGAACAGTTTTTTCATCGCTACCGAATACGTTGAAGGCCACACCTTGCGCCAACGAATGATCGCCGGGCGAATGACTCCGATTGAAGCGATAGACATTGCGCGGCAAATCGCTTCTGCCCTGACCGCAGCTCACGAAACCGGGGTTATTCACCGCGACATCAAACCGGAAAACATCATGCTCAGAACGGACGATGTGGTGAAGGTGCTAGACTTCGGCTTGGCCAAGCTGGTTGATCCTCTGAATCCGCAAGCCGAAATCCACAATCCGCAATTAACCCTACCGGGGATGGTGATGGGAACCGCAAGTTACATGTCGCCGGAGCAAGTCCGCGGCATGGAAGCCGACACACGTAGCGACGTGTTTTGTTTGGGCATCGTACTTTACGAAATGCTCGCGGGAGTCCGACCGTTTGTCGGAACAACGATGGCGGATGTGATGTCAGCGGTGTTGAACCAGGAGCCAAGGCCACTGGCAGAAATTCCTGAAGAGCTTGGCCAAATCATTCATCGCGCGCTACGCAAAGAACCCGTCGACCGGTATCCAACCGCCAGGGAGTTGTTACACGATCTGGATTCGTTGAAAGAAGAACTCGTACTCAACTCTCGTCAGTCTCAGCCAACGCCCATCGCGGCTCCACGCCGAGGTTACAAACAATTCGCGTTTGTTGCCCTGGCCGTTGTAGCTTTGCTGGTTATGGCGCTGATCGTATTTTCCAAACGAACTCCGGCGCTAACCGAAAAAGACACCGTGTTGCTGGCCGATTTCGTCAACACGACGGGTGACACAGTGTTTGACGGCACATTGAAGCAGGCATTGGCGGTGCAGTTAGAACAATCACCTTACTTGAGCATTTTCCCAGAACAGCAGGCGCGGCAAACGTTGCGGTTGATGAACCGAAAGCCCGATGAAAAGTTGACGCCCGAAGCGGCACGCGAAATCTGCCAACGCAACGGCATTAAAGCGATGCTCGGCGGCACGATTGCTCCGCTCGGCAGCCACTTTGTTCTGACGCTGGAAGCAATGAATGCCGCAACGGGCGAGGTGATCGCCCGGCAACTGGCCGAAGCTGATAGCAAAGAGCAGGTACTGAAAACACTTGGCGAGGCGGCGACTGAATTGCGAGGCAAGCTGGGCGAATCGCTCAGCTCGATTCAGAAATTCGACAAACCATTGGAACAGGCGACCACTTCGTCGCTCGATGCGCTCAAAGCCTACTCGCAGGGAATGGATTTGAAGTTGAGCGGTAAGGAAGAGGCAAGTTTGCCGTTTTTCCATCGCGCGGTTGAACTTGATCCAAACTTTGCGCGCGCCTGGGCCGATCTGGCGACGGCGGCGTTCAACGATGACAGCTACGAACAAGCCGCGCAGTTTTCCGAAAAAGCCTACAATTTGCGCGACCGCGTCAGCGAACACGAACATTTCTACATCGCCCAACAACATCTTTATTTCGTAGTCGGTGATCTGGAAAACCGCATGGAAGTGCTGGAACTGTGGCGACGCACATACCCGCGCGATTTTCTACCTCCCTCGCTGCTATCCACTGGCTACACAATCGCCGGTCAATTCGACAAGAGCCTGGAAGAAACGCGCGCGTCGTTAGAACTCAATCCGAAAAACGCGGTTGCGTTCAACAATCAGGCATATCATCTGGTGAACCTCAACCGCTTCGATGAAGCGCTGACAATCATTCAACAAGCGGTCGCGCAGAAAATTGATGGTTACACCACACACGCGGCGCTGCACGCGATTGCCTTCATTCGTGGAGACGCGGCAGAAGTCGAGCGACAGGTTGAATGGGCCAAAGGCAAACCGTTTGAACCGTATTTACTGGCAGAACATGCCGCAACGGCGGGCGCTGCCGGACAGATGCGGCAATCGCGCGAATTCACGCGGCGCGCCACCGGAATGCTGGAAGGCAAAGACAACGAGGTCGCGGGCCGCTGGGCGTTTATTTCCGCGCTACGCGAAGCCGCTTATGGAAATTGCCAGCAGGCGACAAAAGACGCCGCAAAATCCATTTCGCTGGTGCGCAACCGCTGGCAGCTGAGCGCCGCCGCAGTTGCGCTGGCCATGTGCGGCGAAGCCGTCAGGGCGGAAACGATCGCCGACGAACAGGCCAGACGCTTTCCGCAAGACACGGCCATCAACACCTTGTTTCGACCGGGCGTGCTGGCCGCCATTGAAATCAGCCG from Acidobacteriota bacterium includes:
- a CDS encoding sigma-70 family RNA polymerase sigma factor, translating into MGTPFPQDVTGLLLAWNQGDAAALEELLPLVDAELRRLAHAYMRRENPAHTLQTSALINEAYLRLVDQQQVRWQNRAHFFGITAQLMRRILLDHARGHARAKRGGGTRLVPLDEAAVVSEQKAVELIALDDALRSLERFDARKSRLVELRFFGGLNNEEVAEVMQMSLRTVEREWQKAKAWLHQALTEQEEGGSDADLR
- a CDS encoding protein kinase; translated protein: MPISAERWKQIDELLDAALERSLVDRSAFLDKACAGDAELRRKVEALLKSEAEAKSFIEAPAAAFAAELIVENDYNTQIGATQPERQIQHYKILSQLGEGGMGEVWLAEDVRLKRKLALKLLPPRFAEDADRIQRFLREGMIASALNHPNILTIYEIGQTENSFFIATEYVEGHTLRQRMIAGRMTPIEAIDIARQIASALTAAHETGVIHRDIKPENIMLRTDDVVKVLDFGLAKLVDPLNPQAEIHNPQLTLPGMVMGTASYMSPEQVRGMEADTRSDVFCLGIVLYEMLAGVRPFVGTTMADVMSAVLNQEPRPLAEIPEELGQIIHRALRKEPVDRYPTARELLHDLDSLKEELVLNSRQSQPTPIAAPRRGYKQFAFVALAVVALLVMALIVFSKRTPALTEKDTVLLADFVNTTGDTVFDGTLKQALAVQLEQSPYLSIFPEQQARQTLRLMNRKPDEKLTPEAAREICQRNGIKAMLGGTIAPLGSHFVLTLEAMNAATGEVIARQLAEADSKEQVLKTLGEAATELRGKLGESLSSIQKFDKPLEQATTSSLDALKAYSQGMDLKLSGKEEASLPFFHRAVELDPNFARAWADLATAAFNDDSYEQAAQFSEKAYNLRDRVSEHEHFYIAQQHLYFVVGDLENRMEVLELWRRTYPRDFLPPSLLSTGYTIAGQFDKSLEETRASLELNPKNAVAFNNQAYHLVNLNRFDEALTIIQQAVAQKIDGYTTHAALHAIAFIRGDAAEVERQVEWAKGKPFEPYLLAEHAATAGAAGQMRQSREFTRRATGMLEGKDNEVAGRWAFISALREAAYGNCQQATKDAAKSISLVRNRWQLSAAAVALAMCGEAVRAETIADEQARRFPQDTAINTLFRPGVLAAIEISRNNPRRAIELLEQPRRYELGSFGFLWPAYLRGLAYLQLRAGREAETEFRKLIDHQGFVINNNVSPPYSLAQLGLARALTLTGDSAKTSQAYQTLFDMWKDADADLTALRAAEQEYQRWK